TTGAAAGGGCTATGCCGAATCATTTTCAAGTAAGTCACATTGTTATTTTTACGATGGGTGTTTTAGTTGTCATTGTTGCTTTAATCTTTATTGTAAGGAGAATTCGCAAAAAATGATAAATAAAGTAAAAATATAACGATTTTCTTTCTAGTAATATGGGTAGTTTAATCTTGTGAAAGCGAATTACTTATGCTACACTTTATGTAACTTTAAATGAACGGAGGGGTCTCCTTTGATCTTAATCAGATTACGTCTCAATACTTTGTGCCGATAATTGAATAGCGCTCAAAGGCTCTGTCTGTGTACAGGGTGAACGGGATTGGTCTGCCTATTTTAAAGGAACCCTTTATTGAACTTATATGTGAAAAAGAGGGAGGGACGAATACGCCCTCTTTTTGTTTTGCCTTTATAAATAGAATGAGATGGTATAGGTGTACATGTGTTGGATACGTATACCATTTGGGACTTTTTGACCATGTAATAGGACGGAAGCATTGCTTTCTTCTATTTCTTTGGTATACCCTTATCCGTTTACGAAAAACACAGGCAGTGACCTGTGTTTTTTATTTTGCGTAATCGAAATGGAGGAATTAATATATGGAAGAACTAGTACAAAGAGCAATATTAGTTGGTGTGAATTTAGGGAATGAAAGTGATTTTGAATATTCGATGGAGGAGTTAACAAATCTTGCTGAAGCTTGTGATGTTGAAGTTATAGGGCAAGTTACACAAAACTTACAACGCGTAAATCCGTCGCATTATATTGGAAAAGGGAAGATTGAAGAAGTAGCAGCTTACGTGAAGGAAGCAGATGCGAATATTGTAATTTTTAATGATGAATTATCGCCTTCACAAATTCGAAACTTAGAAGAAGATTTAGATTGTAAAGTAATTGACCGTACTATTTTAATTTTAGATATTTTTGCGCAACGTGCGAAAACGAAAGAAGCACAGTTACAAGTTGAAGTAGCTCACCTGCAATATATGATGCCGCGTTTAATTGGTCTTCGTGAATCATTAGGAAGACAGAGCGGTGGTGTTGGTACGAAAAATAAAGGTGTCGGTGAGAAAAAATTAGAGTTAGACCGTCGTAAAATTGAAGAGCAAATTTCAGCTTTAAATAAAGAGTTGGAAGCGCTTGTTGCACAGCGTCAAACGCAGCGAAAACAGCGTAAGAAAAATGAAATTCCTGTCGTTTCATTAGTAGGATATACAAATGCAGGGAAATCAACGACGATGAATGCGATGCTTGAGATCTTTAATGGTACTGTAGAGAAGCAAGTATTTGAAAAAGACATGTTATTTGCGACGCTCGAAACATCTGTACGAAATATCGAACTTCCAGATAATAAATCATTTTTATTAACAGATACAGTTGGATTTGTAAGTAAGTTACCGCATCATCTTGTGAAAGCGTTCCGTTCAACGTTAGAAGAAGTAGCGGAAGCGG
The DNA window shown above is from Bacillus clarus and carries:
- the hflX gene encoding GTPase HflX — encoded protein: MEELVQRAILVGVNLGNESDFEYSMEELTNLAEACDVEVIGQVTQNLQRVNPSHYIGKGKIEEVAAYVKEADANIVIFNDELSPSQIRNLEEDLDCKVIDRTILILDIFAQRAKTKEAQLQVEVAHLQYMMPRLIGLRESLGRQSGGVGTKNKGVGEKKLELDRRKIEEQISALNKELEALVAQRQTQRKQRKKNEIPVVSLVGYTNAGKSTTMNAMLEIFNGTVEKQVFEKDMLFATLETSVRNIELPDNKSFLLTDTVGFVSKLPHHLVKAFRSTLEEVAEADLLIHVVDYANPHYEQLIEITNETLKKMGVENIPTIYAYNKSDMMEVEIPKVQEDRVYLSAKRHVGVEELVEMIRTHIYKEYTKCEMLIPYDQGQLVSYFNDHAHVMATSYENEGTKISLECKTSDYEKYKHFVI